aaaatcaattataaaccaattagggtattgcacgcccgggttatcccatggtgtcccatgggtgccccattttgaTTTTAGGATGTCCCATGatttcccatgggaaccctggtgcatccctattagggtttctctttccctattgagtcccataaaattaattatcacaatagggaaggagaaattcgtctctagtccatcacatggcaagagggatccatcctaTACTCGAATGCGctgaaattaatcgattcgagtttctttcgcatcccataaatattataataatcaatgaacaaaaggaattaataaagaagcgctaacctggtgagcctcaagtgttgctcctccaatagacagtggttcttcctccgtgagcgctccaagcaagcagatcgaacctccaatggtgctaccaaggttctacacgccaatcccggatgccctcaaactcctcagtaCATATCGagggtttcataaaccccaactctcaaacacggtgagagaagcaagaagaagaagagagatcacaagaggagagagagaaatcaaaaatgtaggagagagagtgtcgcttctgctccaaaaatgtggagagcttcatcttctgcgttttatggtcccctatttataataatagggtttaattaaatcttagatagatttaatagagccctagtgagagtcgactctctctctctcgtctgcgattctgtttaaactcaaagtgctacacggtgaagaagtagaatctaatagggaaagtattaattagattctttatttaattattaatggataattacaattagcaccaaatccattaattaaataaagagccaattaagttagcaaattccaaataactccctatatgataacaatttatcatatacaacccctcactaatcaacaccatcattatggaatctagggcatgtacacatgtactgccaaaccccaatccatagtacatgtctatataagagcgtctgtgcatccgatcgggtcccgcaaaactcgataaaacactttatttgaaataactataaataatgtatcattttatgtaaaataaattttgcaaaactaTTTCCAAAACGGCATGGATCcgattcgatccgaccatgcactgatgcagtctctatcttggtgtttcccaatcgggcaatggtgaccgtgttggataactccttcactcacaaagtgttcacgcattcccgaacaccggctttgactcgcttgagtcttagtcattgatgaaccaaagaatgcgatcacactttgcaatgacagggttccctcaggtacaaggtgtcggtgacacatgtctatcccttcttacatctggcagtaatacatgagggaatcgacaaagtagattcttcgccaatgcacacatcaaacatgtgagcactcgcattcgtaccctgacatcacatgtctaggtatacccaatgcgacaaccatatgataagggtgcccaacccaaaccctagtcgtgactaccattttaagtataacttacggacacataatgctcaaaaagtttgtATCGCATgcgacaatattaaactaaaatgtataaatgttcaatacaaaggtgaaccgggttgaaccggaccgaaccaggtttgatggacacacacttgtccaacagaaGGCCCATCCAACACCTACTTGTGGTTAGGAATGGGCTCATGGTACACCAATCAATGCAATTGACTTTTTAACTGTGTTAAGATATAATGGATATAGTTAAGGGAAAGAAGGTAATTCAACTTGGATTGGGCTCAACTTGAATTTGTCCGATGAAGCAAAGATATGCTAGTATAATGAGTTCTAGATTGGGAGTTTCCTGTTACAATTTGACCTAAGGTTTGGATGGGCTTGGTTTGATGCCTTCACAACCTGGTCCTATACGAGCCAGATGATACTTTTGGGTTTTAACATATGTGATTAATTGAGAATATGAGATGCTTggtctatttttttgttttttggtaaactagATGCTTGGTCTATTTAGAGACGGCATTATAACGATTTAAGATGCTTACAGTTTTGAACTATGGGGAAATGATTTTtgtgggggagcgtggcccGGCCTATGTCGAAAGACCCCAGACATAgaagggggcaaaatgaccccCAGAAcctatgaaaggcagaaatgccccctattGAAGCTTCCAcacgcactctcattggccccgcaGTGCATAGGGAGCGAAATGACTGCCCGCTCCTATGAAAGGCGAAAATGCCCCCTATTAATGCTTCTGCacacactcccattggccccgcAATGCATAGGGGCCATAAAGCtcccctcctctcccccccccccaccccctatcCTAACAAAGAACTCTTCCCCTTGAACTATATATGTTCTTtcgtttcttggttttttttttgtgcgtATAGGGGGGGAAGTGGGGGGAGGCGAGAGGCAAGGTTTTAATAATCGGAATCGGAACGGAATCAATTAGAGGGGAGAGGCAAGGTTTTAATAATCAGAATCGGAACGGAATCAATTAGAGAGGATTCTAATCCGAGTCAGTCTCAATCAATTCAACAATGGAAAGTCCAAGTTATTTTATGGTGAAAATTTAATCAGTTCAGGAATCGAGAATCGACCTGATTTAAGATGGGTTACAAAGAAAATGATTAGGAATCGACTAATTCGGATCCGATTCGGCCAATTCGATTCTGATTCGAGAAGCAACGACTAGAAACAGTAGAATTTGGGATCGATGTCAGCAGATTCATAGATCCGAttctcaatttttaaaaccatggggGGAGGAGGGAGAAAGGATGTAACACATGATGTCTTTGGATGGAAATAATGGGATTGACATGACCAAACCCCCTatagattccatctgaacgactgTGAATGTTCACGTACACTGTGTACGTGAATATTCCCTGCACTCTTTTATGAATCGTCTGGCGCCGCCTTTACACAACCTTGCACGAAAACCTCCCTCAAAAAAAGAATAACTTAAACGGCGTGAAATTCTTGCCTAGTCTTAGACTacattttttggtaaacagcTTTCTATCTAGGAGTGTGGTCCCTGCACCAACACGGGGAAGGACCAACAGAGGCGAGATTTCTGCCTTCCATGGGAACAAAGTGGTCATTTTACCTCATCTTGTGTCTCATGCAGGAGCTATGCTCGgggacagaatccttttcccCACGTTTTTTTAATAATAGTTCTACAcgatataaataaaataaaaactgaatcaCTGATAGTCAATATGTTTATTGAGCAACTATATAATACAAATACATCAAAAAACTAGGAATAATCAACTTAAaggttttataaaaaaattacaacgTCTATGCACGCCTCATGGAAGAAGGGGGGGTGGCGGCTAGAGAGAAGACGCTGCAGAGAAAAGACAAGACACAAAATAATCTCTAGATATGGTGAtgatgcattaaaaaaaaatcataaattaataaaagaaagcGATGACAGTGGATAGCAGAAGAATAGAGAAGGCGCCAACAGTGACCGAAGAAGCAGAGCTAGGTGAAGAGCTGGGTGAAGTGGGTGAAGTTCCTCCAGTGGTTGTTGGGGTTGTTGAAGGTGTTGGTGCCGAGGTGGGACTGCCTGTAGAGGACCCAACGGTGATTGCCAGCTTCTGTTTTGCCTCACAGTGTTGGCCAAAAGTGCAGATGTAGTAGTGATTTCCTGTGGTATTAATTTTGATGCTTGCTGGGCCTGTGTTTAAAATGGTTCCGATAGGGTTTCCTTTGGTACAGGCAGTATAATCAGCCGCTGAGACGACAGCCACGTCGTGGGCACCAGTTTGGAAGTTGAAAACTGCAGAACAGTATGAACACCAAATTAATTATCAGTGTTTGCATAAAAACACAGATCATGAGAAGAAACCTGGAAAATTAAACTCAAAGAAattgaaaaggagaaaacaaTAGAATAAATATAATGAATCAAAAACCCAAGgagaaaaataatgaagaacCCATTTATTAGTTCaagatttttaagt
The window above is part of the Telopea speciosissima isolate NSW1024214 ecotype Mountain lineage unplaced genomic scaffold, Tspe_v1 Tspe_v1.1062, whole genome shotgun sequence genome. Proteins encoded here:
- the LOC122648426 gene encoding umecyanin-like, whose translation is MDSRMGSLLGCLFIVAALLQGGAAQVTHVVGGNVGWTIPASGFSYDTWAANQTFRAGDTLIFNFQTGAHDVAVVSAADYTACTKGNPIGTILNTGPASIKINTTGNHYYICTFGQHCEAKQKLAITVGSSTGSPTSAPTPSTTPTTTGGTSPTSPSSSPSSASSVTVGAFSILLLSTVIAFFY